One genomic window of Acidobacteriota bacterium includes the following:
- a CDS encoding aspartate carbamoyltransferase catalytic subunit has protein sequence MSETASRLRGKDLLGIADLDVSEINLILDTAEAMKEVASRSIKKVPTLRGKTVINLFFEPSTRTRTSFEIAEKRLSADTLNIAIAMSSVVKGETLIDTALNLEAIAPAIMVVRHASSGACHLLARTCRAGIVNAGDGTHEHPTQGLLDAFTIRERKGRIAGLKIAIVGDLLHSRVFRSNILLLTKLGADVWACGPPTLMPPGLDRLGVHATTRVDEAVDGADAIMMLRIQLERMQGGFFPSLREYFTVFGMTPERVRLAKPDAIIMHPGPMNRGVEIASEVADGPASVILDQVTNGVAVRMAVLYLLAGGGENEAAA, from the coding sequence ATGAGCGAGACAGCCAGTCGTCTGCGGGGCAAGGACCTGCTCGGGATTGCCGACCTTGACGTGTCGGAAATCAATCTGATCCTGGACACCGCGGAGGCGATGAAGGAAGTCGCGTCGCGGTCCATCAAGAAGGTACCGACGTTGCGGGGCAAGACGGTCATCAATCTGTTCTTCGAACCGTCAACGCGGACGCGAACGTCGTTCGAGATTGCGGAGAAACGGTTGAGCGCAGACACCCTGAACATCGCGATCGCGATGTCGAGCGTCGTGAAGGGTGAGACGTTGATCGACACCGCGCTCAACCTCGAGGCGATTGCGCCGGCCATCATGGTGGTTCGACACGCTTCGTCGGGCGCATGCCACCTGCTGGCGCGCACCTGCCGGGCGGGAATCGTGAACGCGGGGGACGGAACGCACGAGCACCCGACGCAGGGCCTGCTCGACGCCTTCACCATCCGCGAACGCAAGGGCCGGATTGCCGGGCTGAAGATCGCGATTGTCGGCGATCTGCTCCACAGCCGCGTGTTCCGGTCGAACATCCTGCTGTTGACCAAGCTTGGCGCCGACGTCTGGGCCTGCGGCCCGCCAACGCTGATGCCCCCGGGGCTCGATCGGCTCGGCGTCCATGCGACCACCCGCGTCGACGAAGCGGTCGACGGGGCGGACGCGATCATGATGCTGCGCATTCAACTCGAGCGCATGCAGGGCGGCTTCTTCCCGTCGCTGCGGGAGTACTTCACCGTGTTCGGGATGACGCCGGAGCGTGTGCGGCTTGCCAAGCCCGATGCCATCATCATGCACCCCGGGCCGATGAACCGTGGGGTCGAGATCGCATCGGAGGTCGCGGACGGGCCCGCGTCGGTCATCCTCGATCAGGTGACCAACGGCGTGGCTGTTCGCATGGCGGTGCTCTACCTGCTGGCCGGAGGAGGCGAGAATGAAGCTGCTGCTTAA
- a CDS encoding glycosyltransferase family 4 protein: MPFSLHIDTAVSWRGGQSQVLQTVMGLRARGHRAALVAHPKGELARRAQEGHDLIRLAPLHEVDFGAALKLSRVLRELNPDVVHAHDPHAVAMTAMALSMFGRERRPAFVVARRVDFHLKQNSFSRWKYKLADCVVCSSNAIRAMVVEDGIPDDRVITVYEGVDVDRIAAIPAADVHTELWLPPHAPVVGNVAALVAHKGQRYLIEAVPLIVQRLPDVQVLLFGEGELRSQLQRQIKALGLDHHVRLVGFQPNVLALIKSLDVFVMSSITEGLGTSILDAMASSKPVVATDAGGIPEVVEHGVTGLLVPAQKPAAMAEAILRLLNDAPLRTQMGNAGLERVRARFSVDRMVDETLAVYERAAGMRPAAGNGSPPPAD, encoded by the coding sequence ATGCCCTTTTCCCTCCACATCGACACCGCGGTCTCCTGGCGCGGAGGACAGAGCCAGGTTCTCCAGACGGTGATGGGCCTCCGCGCGCGCGGCCACCGCGCCGCGCTGGTAGCTCATCCGAAAGGAGAACTCGCCCGCCGGGCCCAGGAGGGACACGATCTGATTCGCCTGGCGCCGCTGCATGAAGTCGATTTCGGGGCGGCGCTCAAGTTGTCGCGCGTGCTGCGCGAATTGAATCCTGACGTCGTTCACGCGCACGATCCGCATGCGGTGGCAATGACGGCGATGGCGCTGTCGATGTTCGGCCGCGAGAGACGGCCGGCGTTTGTCGTCGCGCGCCGCGTCGATTTCCATCTCAAGCAGAACTCCTTTTCCCGCTGGAAATACAAGTTGGCCGACTGCGTCGTGTGCTCGTCGAATGCGATTCGGGCGATGGTCGTCGAGGATGGCATCCCGGATGATCGCGTGATCACGGTCTACGAGGGCGTCGATGTCGATCGGATCGCCGCCATTCCCGCGGCAGACGTCCACACGGAACTCTGGCTGCCGCCGCACGCGCCCGTTGTCGGCAACGTCGCGGCGCTCGTCGCGCACAAGGGCCAGCGATATCTCATCGAGGCGGTGCCCCTCATCGTCCAGCGACTGCCCGACGTGCAAGTGCTTCTCTTCGGCGAAGGCGAGCTTCGATCGCAGCTGCAGCGGCAGATCAAGGCGCTGGGGCTCGATCATCACGTCCGGCTCGTCGGCTTTCAGCCCAACGTGCTCGCGCTCATCAAGAGTCTGGATGTGTTCGTCATGAGTTCGATCACCGAGGGCCTCGGGACGTCGATCCTGGATGCGATGGCCTCGTCCAAACCCGTCGTGGCGACCGACGCGGGAGGCATCCCGGAAGTCGTGGAGCACGGGGTCACCGGGCTGCTGGTGCCCGCCCAGAAACCCGCCGCGATGGCCGAGGCCATCCTGCGTCTGCTCAACGACGCGCCGCTCCGGACGCAGATGGGCAACGCGGGCTTGGAACGGGTGCGGGCCCGATTCAGCGTGGATCGGATGGTGGACGAGACGCTTGCGGTCTACGAGCGCGCGGCCGGCATGCGCCCCGCAGCGGGCAATGGGAGTCCCCCGCCGGCCGATTGA
- a CDS encoding dihydroorotate dehydrogenase electron transfer subunit has product MAAPVDVHAEVLSNTHLSADYNVLVLAAPAIAASARAGQFVMVRTVGGTDPLLRRPFSVFEVLRRADATPYAISVFCKRVGAATSRLFEAAVGDHLDCLGPLGKPFATVGPPSEAWMVAGGVGLAPFATLTEELRSAGTRTRLFYGGRSHTDLFYLDWFESRGVALELATEDGSRGTDGRVTVPLERALSAQPASAGLTLYACGPEPMLKAVADLARRYQRPSQLSTERIMGCGMGGCYSCVIRVRDEDGHAHFVRSCLNGPVFRGDDLVWE; this is encoded by the coding sequence ATGGCTGCTCCGGTCGATGTGCACGCCGAGGTGCTTTCGAACACCCACCTGTCGGCGGACTACAACGTACTCGTGCTAGCGGCCCCGGCGATCGCGGCGTCGGCACGGGCCGGTCAGTTCGTGATGGTCCGGACCGTGGGCGGCACGGACCCGCTGCTTCGGCGGCCATTCTCGGTCTTCGAGGTGCTCCGGCGAGCCGACGCCACACCGTACGCGATATCGGTTTTCTGCAAGCGCGTCGGCGCCGCTACGTCGCGCCTGTTCGAGGCGGCGGTCGGTGATCACCTCGACTGTCTCGGTCCGCTCGGCAAGCCCTTCGCCACAGTCGGCCCGCCGTCGGAGGCATGGATGGTGGCCGGAGGCGTGGGCCTGGCGCCGTTCGCCACGCTCACCGAAGAGCTTCGGTCAGCGGGCACGAGGACGCGGCTCTTCTACGGCGGCCGCAGCCACACAGACCTGTTCTATCTTGACTGGTTCGAGAGCCGTGGCGTCGCACTTGAACTGGCGACCGAAGACGGCAGCCGCGGCACCGACGGCCGCGTGACCGTGCCGCTCGAGCGCGCGCTCTCGGCGCAGCCCGCATCAGCCGGCCTCACGCTGTACGCCTGCGGGCCTGAACCCATGCTCAAGGCGGTCGCCGATCTGGCCCGCCGCTACCAACGCCCGTCCCAGCTGTCGACCGAGCGGATCATGGGATGCGGCATGGGCGGATGCTACAGCTGCGTGATCCGTGTTCGAGACGAAGACGGGCACGCGCACTTTGTGCGCTCGTGTCTGAACGGCCCGGTGTTTCGTGGCGATGATCTGGTGTGGGAATGA
- a CDS encoding dihydroorotate dehydrogenase, whose product MKADLSVCIGSLVLKNPVIPASGCFGYGLEYADVVDLASLGAIAVKGLFLAEREGHPPPRIVETPSGMLNAIGLQGIGVHRFVREKMPELRRLGAVVIVNICGSTISEYVELARILSDVEGVAALELNISCPNIKEGGIQFGCDLASTHAVVSAVRQATRLPIIPKLTPNVSSVSSFAKAAEEAGADAVSLVNTFLAMAIDVETRRPRLSNVVGGLSGPAIRPIAVRMVYDCARAVHIPIIGMGGIASARDVLEFMIAGATAVQVGTACFVDPFIWTKLIAGLDEYLERHGIERVADLVGTLNIDRD is encoded by the coding sequence ATGAAGGCTGATCTGAGCGTCTGCATCGGCTCGCTGGTGCTGAAGAACCCCGTCATCCCAGCCAGCGGCTGTTTCGGTTACGGCCTCGAGTACGCGGACGTGGTCGACCTGGCGAGCCTCGGTGCTATCGCCGTCAAGGGCCTCTTTCTAGCTGAACGAGAGGGTCATCCGCCGCCGCGGATCGTCGAAACGCCGTCGGGCATGCTGAACGCGATCGGGCTCCAGGGCATCGGCGTCCACCGGTTCGTCCGTGAGAAGATGCCGGAGTTGCGGCGTCTCGGCGCGGTGGTCATCGTCAACATCTGTGGATCGACCATTAGTGAGTATGTGGAACTGGCCCGCATCCTCTCGGATGTCGAGGGCGTCGCAGCGCTCGAGCTGAACATTTCGTGTCCCAACATCAAGGAAGGGGGCATTCAGTTCGGTTGCGATCTCGCCAGCACCCATGCCGTCGTCAGCGCCGTGCGCCAGGCGACGCGACTGCCGATCATCCCGAAGCTGACGCCCAATGTGTCCAGTGTGTCGTCATTCGCCAAGGCGGCCGAAGAGGCGGGCGCCGACGCGGTATCGCTCGTCAATACGTTTCTGGCGATGGCCATCGACGTCGAGACGCGGCGGCCAAGACTCTCCAATGTCGTGGGTGGATTGAGCGGACCCGCCATCAGGCCAATCGCCGTGCGGATGGTGTACGACTGCGCGCGCGCCGTGCACATCCCGATTATCGGCATGGGGGGCATCGCCTCCGCGCGGGATGTTCTCGAGTTCATGATCGCCGGTGCGACCGCCGTGCAAGTGGGCACGGCGTGCTTTGTCGATCCGTTCATCTGGACGAAGTTGATCGCTGGTCTCGACGAGTACCTCGAGCGGCACGGCATCGAACGCGTCGCCGACCTGGTGGGGACGTTGAACATCGATCGCGACTAG
- the pyrR gene encoding bifunctional pyr operon transcriptional regulator/uracil phosphoribosyltransferase PyrR: MPIVMDADRVSRSLMRIAHEIVERNRGVDQLALVGVRTRGVPIARRLASLLLTITGREVPNGALDITLYRDDLMRHAVGPQPIVRPTEIPFSIDDRHIILVDDVLFTGRTIRAALDALIDFGRPRTIQLVVLVDRGHRELPIKADYVGKNLPTALAETIRVRLSEVDEVDEVSIERAEGDQA; this comes from the coding sequence ATGCCCATCGTGATGGATGCCGATCGCGTCAGCCGATCGCTCATGAGGATCGCGCACGAGATCGTCGAGCGCAACCGCGGCGTCGACCAACTCGCACTGGTCGGCGTGCGGACTCGCGGCGTGCCGATTGCCCGCCGGCTGGCCTCGCTCCTGCTGACGATCACGGGCCGTGAGGTGCCTAACGGCGCCCTCGACATCACGCTCTACCGAGACGACCTGATGCGGCACGCGGTGGGCCCGCAGCCCATCGTCCGGCCCACCGAGATCCCGTTCTCCATCGACGACCGCCACATCATCCTCGTCGACGATGTGCTGTTCACCGGGCGCACCATCAGGGCGGCGCTCGACGCCCTGATCGACTTTGGCCGCCCGCGCACGATCCAGCTCGTTGTGCTGGTCGACCGTGGCCACCGGGAGCTGCCGATCAAGGCCGACTACGTCGGCAAGAACCTGCCGACTGCGCTGGCCGAGACGATCCGGGTCCGCCTCTCCGAGGTCGACGAGGTCGACGAGGTGAGCATCGAGCGCGCGGAAGGAGACCAGGCATGA
- the pal gene encoding peptidoglycan-associated lipoprotein Pal: MTRFVRILVLAVACAAVGASVSCSKKAPVTAPTPPPPPPPVIPPPPPPPPPPPPPPPPPPAPRPLTEDELFARKSLADLNAEKPLQDVFFDYDQAVLRDDARAAVQKNADWLKRWTGAKIVIEGHCDARGTSEYNMALGERRAAAVRDYVASLGIAADRVMVVSKGKESPSCSEENEACWSQNRRGHFVISAK; encoded by the coding sequence ATGACCCGCTTTGTTCGAATCCTCGTGCTCGCGGTGGCCTGCGCGGCCGTCGGAGCATCGGTATCGTGTTCGAAGAAGGCTCCGGTGACCGCGCCGACGCCGCCGCCCCCGCCGCCACCCGTGATACCGCCGCCGCCGCCGCCCCCGCCACCACCTCCGCCGCCACCCCCGCCCCCGCCGGCGCCAAGACCGTTGACCGAAGACGAGTTGTTCGCCCGGAAGAGCCTCGCCGACCTCAATGCGGAGAAGCCGCTACAGGACGTGTTCTTTGATTACGACCAGGCGGTCCTGCGTGACGATGCCCGCGCGGCGGTGCAGAAGAACGCTGACTGGCTCAAGCGCTGGACCGGCGCCAAGATCGTGATCGAGGGACATTGCGACGCACGGGGCACCAGCGAATACAACATGGCGCTCGGGGAGCGCCGGGCGGCGGCTGTCCGCGACTACGTGGCCAGTCTCGGGATTGCGGCCGATCGCGTGATGGTCGTGAGTAAGGGGAAGGAGTCGCCGTCCTGTTCCGAGGAGAACGAGGCCTGCTGGTCGCAGAACCGGCGCGGCCACTTCGTCATCTCGGCAAAGTAA
- a CDS encoding dihydroorotase: MKLLLKGARVVDPASGIDGIRDVLVDGDRISRVDTSIPAEAAAGAHIVELGPSLVVVPGLIDMHVHLREPGYEHKETVASGTAAAVAGGFAAVACMPNTNPVNDNASVTRFILKQAAAANLARVYPIGAVSNGSNGEHLAEIADMREAGCVAFSDDGRPVATAALMRRALEYAGMFDMPIIDHCEDRSLAGEGVAHEGFHAAQLGLRGIPAAAEDVMVERDIVLAHATGGHVHIAHLSTAGAVRAVRAGKSRGARVTCEVTPHHFTLSDERLRAPLIYDTNLKMNPPLRGDTDRDALLAGIRDGSIDVVATDHAPHHADDKRVEFDRASFGIVGLETAVSLCIDGLVHAGVIGMGRLVELLSVNPARILKLPGGRIAPGDTADITILAPDLQVIVSAAAFRSKARNTPFDGWPLRGGVAATFIGGRVVFANAAVSQAAGLERREV; encoded by the coding sequence ATGAAGCTGCTGCTTAAAGGCGCCCGCGTCGTCGACCCGGCATCCGGCATCGATGGGATTCGCGACGTGCTGGTGGACGGCGATCGAATCTCCCGGGTGGACACGTCGATTCCCGCCGAGGCGGCCGCCGGGGCCCACATCGTGGAACTGGGTCCGTCGCTGGTCGTTGTGCCGGGCCTGATCGACATGCACGTGCACTTGCGCGAGCCGGGCTATGAACACAAGGAGACGGTCGCCAGCGGCACGGCGGCCGCGGTGGCTGGCGGCTTTGCCGCCGTCGCGTGCATGCCGAACACGAACCCGGTCAACGATAACGCGAGCGTGACGCGCTTCATCCTGAAGCAGGCCGCCGCGGCGAATCTGGCCCGCGTGTACCCGATCGGCGCCGTGTCGAACGGATCGAACGGGGAGCACCTGGCCGAGATCGCCGACATGCGAGAAGCCGGGTGCGTCGCCTTTTCCGATGACGGTCGGCCGGTGGCCACCGCGGCGCTGATGCGGCGTGCGCTCGAGTACGCCGGCATGTTCGACATGCCCATCATCGACCACTGCGAAGACCGGTCGCTCGCCGGAGAGGGCGTGGCTCACGAGGGATTCCACGCCGCTCAACTGGGGTTGCGGGGCATCCCGGCGGCGGCCGAAGACGTGATGGTCGAGCGCGACATCGTCCTGGCCCACGCCACCGGCGGGCACGTCCACATCGCCCACCTGAGCACGGCCGGCGCGGTGCGCGCGGTGCGCGCCGGGAAGTCGCGCGGTGCCCGCGTCACCTGCGAGGTGACGCCGCACCACTTCACCCTCTCCGACGAGCGGCTTCGGGCCCCGCTCATCTACGACACCAACCTGAAGATGAATCCGCCGCTCCGGGGCGACACCGACCGGGACGCGCTGCTGGCCGGGATCAGAGACGGATCGATCGACGTCGTGGCGACCGATCATGCGCCGCATCACGCCGACGACAAGAGAGTGGAATTCGACCGCGCGTCGTTCGGCATCGTCGGCCTCGAGACGGCCGTGTCGCTCTGCATCGACGGCCTGGTCCACGCCGGCGTCATCGGCATGGGCCGGCTGGTTGAGCTGCTTTCAGTGAACCCGGCCAGGATTCTCAAGCTGCCTGGCGGGCGGATTGCGCCTGGAGACACCGCGGACATCACGATTCTGGCTCCAGACCTTCAGGTGATCGTGTCCGCCGCCGCGTTCCGCTCCAAGGCCAGGAACACGCCATTTGACGGGTGGCCGCTTCGGGGCGGAGTGGCCGCCACCTTCATCGGGGGCCGCGTCGTCTTTGCCAATGCCGCCGTATCTCAGGCCGCCGGCCTGGAGAGGAGAGAGGTGTGA
- the pyrF gene encoding orotidine-5'-phosphate decarboxylase has translation MTAQNPIIVALDVDSPSSALALADRLRGVVGAVKVGSQLFTAAGPEIIRRLTERGHRVFLDLKYHDIPNTVAAAAAEAARLGAWMIDVHASGGLAMMKAAGEAARASAAAAGVTPPLIIAITVLTSFDQNTIASVGIQRSILDQVDALAWLAQEAGLDGVVASPHEVARLRADRGDQFVLVTPGIRAHDPDDAGRKRDDQARTMTAGAAMAAGASFIVVGRPIIAAPDPLAAAKALAEEAGVTLPR, from the coding sequence ATGACTGCTCAGAATCCGATCATTGTCGCGCTGGATGTGGACAGCCCGTCGAGCGCGCTGGCTCTGGCTGACCGGTTGCGGGGCGTGGTTGGCGCCGTCAAAGTCGGCAGCCAGTTATTCACCGCAGCCGGGCCTGAAATCATCCGCCGCCTCACCGAGCGCGGCCACCGGGTCTTCCTCGATCTGAAGTACCACGACATCCCGAACACCGTCGCGGCAGCGGCAGCCGAGGCAGCCAGACTCGGCGCCTGGATGATCGATGTGCACGCCAGCGGAGGTCTCGCGATGATGAAGGCGGCCGGCGAAGCCGCGCGGGCGAGCGCGGCCGCGGCCGGCGTGACGCCCCCGCTCATCATTGCCATCACGGTCCTGACGAGCTTCGATCAGAACACGATCGCGTCAGTCGGCATCCAGCGGTCGATTCTCGATCAGGTCGACGCGCTCGCCTGGCTCGCCCAGGAGGCGGGACTGGACGGCGTGGTGGCCTCGCCGCACGAGGTGGCTCGCCTGCGCGCGGACCGCGGCGATCAGTTCGTGCTGGTCACGCCCGGCATCCGGGCGCACGATCCCGACGACGCCGGCCGCAAGCGCGATGATCAGGCCCGGACGATGACGGCTGGCGCAGCGATGGCCGCTGGCGCCAGCTTCATCGTCGTTGGCCGGCCGATCATCGCCGCGCCAGATCCACTCGCGGCCGCGAAGGCTCTGGCGGAGGAGGCGGGCGTTACTTTGCCGAGATGA
- a CDS encoding TIGR02757 family protein: protein MSRGTGDQRVLGGHTANVRHLKPALDRLYRECDWSGRISDPIERVRPFTDPADTEIVAFCAAGLAFGRVAGILASIDALLEVMGPSPSAFVRRFEPERDAARLEHLGHRWTRGRDLAALLWTLKQLLEDAGSLEQFFIDGDTPSSPDIGPGLDRFCERAKQVDLRRVYGRTAGRPGVHTFFARPSAGSACKRLNLFLRWMVRRDGIDLGVWKRVSASRLIIPLDVHVVRVGQCLGLTTYRTPGWRMAADITASLRTLDPDDPVRYDFALCHLGMLNLCGFNRPAGDSHCPLRGACRPRARRPQASRPPSDPR, encoded by the coding sequence ATGTCGCGAGGGACGGGCGATCAGCGCGTTTTAGGGGGCCACACGGCAAACGTCCGCCATCTCAAGCCCGCGCTCGACCGGTTGTACCGCGAGTGTGATTGGAGCGGGCGCATCAGCGATCCGATCGAGCGGGTGCGCCCCTTCACCGATCCGGCCGACACCGAAATTGTCGCTTTCTGTGCAGCCGGCCTCGCGTTTGGCCGTGTGGCCGGCATCCTGGCCTCGATCGATGCCTTGCTTGAGGTGATGGGACCGTCGCCGTCGGCGTTCGTCCGGCGGTTCGAGCCGGAGCGCGACGCCGCACGACTTGAACATCTCGGGCATCGCTGGACGCGCGGGCGGGACCTTGCAGCGCTGCTCTGGACGCTGAAGCAGCTGCTGGAGGATGCCGGATCGCTCGAGCAGTTCTTTATTGACGGCGATACACCCTCGTCGCCGGATATTGGTCCGGGGCTTGATCGCTTCTGTGAGCGTGCGAAACAGGTTGATCTGAGGCGCGTGTACGGGCGCACCGCAGGACGGCCCGGTGTCCACACCTTCTTCGCGCGGCCCTCGGCCGGGAGCGCGTGCAAGCGCCTGAACCTGTTTCTTCGCTGGATGGTGCGTCGCGACGGGATCGACCTCGGCGTCTGGAAGCGCGTTTCGGCGTCGCGCCTGATCATCCCGCTCGACGTGCACGTCGTTCGCGTTGGCCAGTGCCTGGGCCTGACGACCTATCGGACACCGGGCTGGCGGATGGCCGCCGACATCACGGCCTCCCTGCGGACACTCGATCCTGATGATCCGGTGCGCTACGACTTTGCGCTGTGCCACCTCGGGATGCTGAACTTGTGCGGATTCAATCGGCCGGCGGGGGACTCCCATTGCCCGCTGCGGGGCGCATGCCGGCCGCGCGCTCGTAGACCGCAAGCGTCTCGTCCACCATCCGATCCACGCTGA
- a CDS encoding phosphoribosyltransferase family protein — MRGRDEIRQKAFDELQRAGVLMLDGHFDYGNGYHGRVYLNPHQLFRFPSTIWRFAQDLIDLMPAAMIEQADVVAGPATGGALLAHTIAGLLDSRRKLTEPARLFAPFAPDHAGGHTLRPFYGAQMAGKRVLIADDVRNTGQTFERCAALVAQAGGIVIGTVEICDRLEAIVNLGVPNVAVAEYRAPDNYPVASCPLCREGRAISAF, encoded by the coding sequence GTGAGAGGTCGTGACGAGATCCGCCAGAAGGCGTTCGACGAACTGCAGCGGGCAGGTGTGCTCATGCTCGACGGCCACTTCGACTATGGCAATGGGTACCACGGCAGGGTGTATCTGAACCCGCACCAGTTGTTCAGGTTTCCCTCGACGATCTGGCGGTTCGCCCAGGATCTGATTGATCTCATGCCGGCGGCGATGATCGAACAGGCCGACGTGGTGGCCGGACCTGCCACCGGCGGGGCGCTGCTGGCGCACACGATTGCCGGCCTGCTCGACAGCCGGCGCAAACTGACGGAACCGGCGCGGCTGTTCGCGCCCTTTGCGCCCGACCACGCCGGCGGCCACACGCTGCGTCCGTTCTACGGCGCGCAGATGGCGGGCAAGCGGGTGTTGATCGCCGACGATGTGCGCAACACCGGCCAGACGTTTGAGCGGTGCGCCGCGCTGGTCGCACAGGCCGGGGGCATCGTGATCGGCACCGTGGAGATCTGTGATCGGCTCGAAGCCATCGTCAATCTCGGGGTCCCGAATGTGGCCGTGGCCGAGTACCGGGCGCCGGATAACTACCCGGTTGCCTCGTGCCCGCTATGTCGCGAGGGACGGGCGATCAGCGCGTTTTAG
- a CDS encoding alkaline phosphatase family protein, with protein MRYLRMLTNAVIAGVAVALYIAVLMLQLNPHYSLAGFPALVLTLVASYGLNVAAVFYGLIVVHQVVAAEPISPGWISFRVLVWLCAIGAGTGAALTWTNLQGFGPVLDPSTVLRMTGGAVALTLCAAFMLMLAIWHRWRAPLGSKYEPVLLALLLMASVAVPMTFRGPGTDATRPPRDAGGLAATAEAAGESRVTLLLFEGASLDVIAPGAADGRLPHFGRLAQSAAFMHVATIRPTQPGTVWTAAATGKLPVKTGIRSAATYWPVGGTDAIEVLPDSCFAHALVRFGFLRQQLHTSRDLTARSLWNILSQQGVPVGIINWSVTQPARELRGYQVSDEFAQLAGSSVDLDNTEGAWPREAASVAAAALTNPGVDTRGAPAPARSDASELIASTCRSDRAYERMATDLEGSFPSRFRAVRYRCLDAAGHYLLRYAQPNPFGDVSAEDVERYNLALGGFYAAADAAVGRAIAGMRPGDLLIVMSGFGMDPMDIGKQLLERTFGNPVPTGTHERAPDGFMFVFGSAVTPGRYARASIVDLVPTVLYFFGLPVGRDMDGFARTDIFSRDFTTHRPITYIPTYER; from the coding sequence GTGCGATATCTTCGAATGCTCACCAATGCGGTCATTGCCGGCGTGGCCGTCGCGCTGTACATCGCCGTGCTCATGCTGCAACTCAACCCGCACTACTCGCTGGCAGGCTTTCCGGCGCTTGTACTGACGCTGGTCGCCTCCTACGGCCTCAACGTCGCGGCTGTCTTCTATGGGTTGATCGTGGTGCACCAGGTGGTGGCGGCCGAGCCGATCTCGCCCGGCTGGATCAGCTTCCGCGTGCTCGTGTGGCTCTGCGCGATTGGCGCGGGGACGGGCGCAGCTCTGACTTGGACGAACCTGCAGGGCTTTGGTCCCGTGCTCGACCCGTCGACCGTGCTGCGGATGACGGGCGGGGCGGTGGCCCTCACGCTGTGTGCCGCCTTCATGCTGATGCTGGCAATCTGGCATCGATGGAGGGCCCCCCTGGGCTCGAAGTACGAACCGGTCCTGCTGGCGTTGCTTCTGATGGCGTCGGTGGCCGTGCCGATGACGTTTCGGGGCCCCGGCACCGATGCCACCAGACCGCCGCGCGACGCGGGCGGCCTCGCCGCGACGGCCGAAGCAGCGGGCGAAAGCCGGGTCACCCTGCTGCTGTTTGAAGGCGCCTCGCTCGATGTCATCGCGCCGGGAGCCGCCGATGGACGTCTGCCGCATTTCGGACGGCTGGCTCAGTCGGCGGCGTTCATGCACGTCGCGACGATCCGTCCCACTCAGCCAGGCACGGTGTGGACCGCCGCGGCGACGGGCAAACTGCCGGTGAAGACCGGCATCAGGTCGGCGGCCACGTACTGGCCCGTTGGCGGCACGGACGCGATCGAGGTGCTGCCGGATTCGTGTTTTGCGCACGCGCTCGTGCGGTTTGGTTTCCTTCGACAGCAGCTTCATACGAGCCGCGACCTGACGGCGCGATCACTCTGGAACATCCTCAGCCAGCAGGGCGTCCCAGTCGGGATCATCAACTGGTCCGTCACGCAGCCGGCGCGCGAACTGCGTGGGTACCAGGTGAGCGATGAGTTCGCGCAGTTGGCGGGATCGAGCGTCGACCTCGACAACACCGAGGGCGCCTGGCCGCGCGAAGCGGCGAGTGTGGCCGCTGCCGCGCTCACCAATCCCGGAGTCGATACGCGGGGAGCGCCGGCGCCGGCCCGCAGCGATGCGAGCGAACTGATCGCGAGCACGTGCCGTTCAGACCGCGCGTACGAGCGGATGGCCACCGATCTGGAGGGATCCTTCCCCAGCCGGTTCCGAGCCGTTCGGTACAGATGTCTTGATGCGGCGGGGCACTATCTGCTTCGCTATGCGCAGCCCAATCCGTTTGGCGATGTGTCCGCCGAGGACGTCGAGCGATACAACCTCGCACTCGGCGGATTCTACGCAGCCGCCGACGCCGCTGTGGGCCGGGCGATTGCCGGGATGCGGCCGGGAGACCTGTTGATCGTGATGTCCGGCTTCGGCATGGACCCGATGGACATCGGGAAACAGTTGCTGGAGAGGACATTTGGCAACCCCGTGCCGACCGGTACTCACGAGCGCGCGCCGGATGGATTCATGTTTGTGTTCGGGTCGGCCGTCACGCCTGGCCGATATGCCCGGGCGTCGATTGTCGACCTCGTACCGACGGTGTTGTACTTCTTCGGACTGCCGGTGGGCCGCGACATGGATGGATTTGCCAGGACCGACATCTTCAGCCGGGACTTCACGACGCACCGGCCGATTACGTACATCCCCACATACGAGCGGTAG